The following proteins come from a genomic window of Denitromonas sp.:
- a CDS encoding response regulator transcription factor yields MRILVVEDEPTLAGQLADALTDAGYAVDRADNGLDAHFLGDTEPFDAVVLDLGLPQMDGLTVLGKWRSAGRTMPVLILTARDDWHQKVAGIDAGADDYLTKPFHMAELLARLRALIRRAGGHASALLNCGPLCLDTRNSQLTRDGQPVSLTSHEYRVLSYFMHHPGKVISRTELTEHLYAQDFDRDSNTIEVFVGRLRKKLPEGMIETVRGLGYRLVAPA; encoded by the coding sequence ATGCGCATCCTCGTCGTCGAAGACGAACCCACCCTGGCCGGGCAGCTGGCCGACGCGCTGACCGACGCCGGCTACGCGGTCGACCGTGCCGACAACGGCCTGGACGCACATTTCCTCGGCGACACCGAGCCCTTCGACGCCGTGGTGCTCGACCTCGGCCTGCCGCAGATGGACGGGCTCACCGTGCTCGGCAAGTGGCGCAGCGCCGGGCGCACCATGCCGGTACTGATCCTCACCGCGCGCGACGACTGGCACCAGAAGGTCGCCGGCATCGACGCCGGGGCGGACGACTACCTCACCAAGCCGTTCCACATGGCCGAGCTGCTGGCCCGTCTGCGTGCGCTCATCCGCCGCGCCGGCGGCCATGCCAGCGCGTTGCTCAACTGCGGCCCGCTATGCCTCGACACCCGCAACAGCCAGCTCACCCGCGACGGCCAGCCGGTCTCGCTCACCAGCCATGAATACCGCGTGCTGAGCTACTTCATGCACCACCCCGGCAAGGTCATCTCGCGCACCGAACTGACCGAACACCTCTACGCGCAGGACTTCGACCGCGACTCCAACACCATCGAGGTTTTCGTCGGCCGGCTGCGCAAGAAGCTGCCCGAGGGCATGATCGAGACCGTGCGCGGCCTCGGCTACCGGCTGGTCGCGCCGGCATGA
- the sufU gene encoding Fe-S cluster assembly sulfur transfer protein SufU translates to MSAMDGNLRELYQEVIFDHNRQPRNFHDMPAADHHADGHNPLCGDQLTVYLRINGDVIEDVSFVGHGCAISTASASLMTEAVKGKTVAEVEALFKDFHALLTDTPPERDFGKLAVLTGVREFPARVKCATLAWHTLHNALIGDHTPAQTE, encoded by the coding sequence ATGAGCGCCATGGACGGCAACCTGCGCGAGCTCTACCAGGAGGTGATCTTCGATCACAACCGCCAGCCGCGTAACTTCCACGACATGCCCGCGGCCGACCACCACGCCGACGGCCACAACCCGCTGTGCGGCGACCAGCTCACGGTGTATTTGCGCATCAACGGGGACGTGATCGAAGACGTGAGCTTTGTCGGCCACGGCTGCGCCATCTCCACCGCCTCCGCCTCGCTCATGACCGAGGCCGTCAAGGGCAAGACGGTGGCCGAGGTCGAGGCGCTGTTCAAGGATTTCCACGCCCTGCTCACCGACACCCCGCCCGAGCGCGACTTCGGCAAGCTCGCCGTGCTCACCGGCGTGCGTGAATTCCCCGCCCGGGTCAAATGCGCCACGCTGGCCTGGCACACCCTGCACAACGCGCTGATCGGGGATCACACCCCGGCGCAAACGGAATAA
- a CDS encoding diheme cytochrome c yields MTTLIRSIAVGAALFAAGAVMLSRAQAGSDEYFPPVSDPLTRQECGSCHMAFPAGLLPARSWQKMMGELDNHFGEDASVDAATAKQITTYLVAHAADTARGDMRRWLRGVSASAAPQRITELPKWVREHREVSPGDWTRKEVASKANCVACHVDAERGYFEDD; encoded by the coding sequence ATGACCACCCTGATCCGATCGATTGCCGTGGGTGCCGCGCTGTTTGCCGCCGGCGCCGTGATGCTGAGCCGCGCTCAGGCCGGCAGCGACGAGTACTTTCCGCCAGTCAGCGATCCGCTCACCCGCCAGGAGTGCGGCAGCTGCCACATGGCCTTCCCGGCCGGTCTGCTGCCGGCGCGTTCGTGGCAGAAGATGATGGGCGAGCTGGACAATCACTTTGGCGAGGACGCCAGCGTTGATGCCGCCACGGCGAAGCAGATCACCACCTACCTGGTGGCCCACGCCGCCGATACCGCCCGTGGCGACATGCGTCGCTGGCTGCGCGGGGTGTCGGCCAGCGCGGCGCCGCAGCGCATCACCGAGCTGCCCAAGTGGGTGCGTGAGCACCGCGAGGTCTCGCCCGGCGACTGGACGCGCAAGGAAGTGGCCAGCAAGGCCAACTGCGTGGCCTGCCATGTGGATGCCGAGCGCGGCTATTTCGAAGACGATTGA
- a CDS encoding SUF system Fe-S cluster assembly regulator produces the protein MLRVSKLTDYGTLVLTHMAGFPERLFSVADLAQVLHLNAPTISKVLKALGRHELVTSVRGARGGYALARPAGQISVAQIIDALEDQPFGLTECSATAGTCDIEGDCRIRANWQRINTVVRRVLDDVSLADMVQPMPLASEATMVRRALPNRKCSPQ, from the coding sequence ATGCTGCGCGTAAGCAAACTGACCGACTACGGCACGCTGGTGCTCACGCACATGGCGGGCTTTCCGGAGCGCCTGTTCAGCGTCGCCGACCTGGCCCAGGTGCTGCACCTGAACGCCCCCACCATCAGCAAGGTGCTCAAGGCGCTCGGCCGGCACGAGCTGGTCACCAGCGTGCGCGGCGCCCGCGGCGGCTACGCCCTGGCCCGCCCCGCCGGCCAGATCAGCGTCGCGCAGATCATCGACGCGCTCGAAGACCAGCCCTTCGGCCTGACCGAATGCAGTGCCACCGCCGGCACCTGCGACATCGAAGGCGACTGTCGCATCCGTGCCAACTGGCAGCGCATCAACACCGTGGTGCGCCGGGTGCTCGACGACGTCAGCCTGGCCGACATGGTGCAGCCCATGCCGCTGGCCAGCGAGGCCACGATGGTCCGCCGCGCCCTCCCCAACCGCAAATGCTCGCCGCAGTAA
- the sufT gene encoding putative Fe-S cluster assembly protein SufT: MGDAFGETESRTLLRDCAAVSVPWGQRETLEVGSYVLITQRLGGSITVMSGGNLYRIDERNADALGLEPQLPATPPPEDTGERSVESIEQAAWTQLGTCYDPEIPIDIVNLGLVYACTAEPIGPDTFRLVVNMTLTAPGCGMGTLIADEARDKLLTIPGVEEAEVHLVWDPPWSREMMSDAARLEMGMF; encoded by the coding sequence ATGGGCGACGCCTTTGGCGAAACCGAATCCCGCACGCTGCTGCGCGACTGCGCCGCGGTCAGCGTGCCCTGGGGCCAGCGCGAGACCCTGGAGGTGGGCAGCTATGTGCTCATCACCCAGCGCCTCGGCGGCTCGATCACCGTCATGAGCGGCGGCAACCTCTACCGCATCGACGAGCGCAACGCCGACGCGCTCGGCCTCGAACCGCAACTGCCCGCCACCCCGCCGCCCGAAGACACCGGCGAGCGTAGCGTCGAGAGCATCGAGCAGGCGGCGTGGACGCAGCTGGGCACCTGCTACGACCCCGAAATCCCGATCGACATCGTCAATCTCGGCCTGGTCTATGCCTGCACGGCCGAGCCGATCGGGCCGGACACCTTCCGCCTCGTCGTCAACATGACGCTCACCGCCCCCGGCTGCGGCATGGGCACGCTGATCGCCGACGAAGCACGCGACAAGCTCCTCACCATCCCCGGTGTCGAAGAGGCCGAGGTTCATCTGGTGTGGGACCCGCCTTGGTCCCGCGAAATGATGAGCGACGCCGCGCGGCTCGAAATGGGCATGTTCTAA
- the sufB gene encoding Fe-S cluster assembly protein SufB, giving the protein MKTATPARKIDSFLDQEYSAGFETLLEADTLPKGLSEDVIRVISAKKGEPEFLLEWRLEAYRRWLTMTPPKWAAVDFPEIDFQDIVYYSAPKKKDGPKSLDEVDPELLKTFEKLGVPLHERARLAGVAVDAVFDSVSVATTFQKELGQHGIIFCSFSEAVKTHPELVRQYLGTVVPPSDNFYAALNSAVFSDGSFVFIPKGVKCPMELSTYFRINARDTGQFERTLIIAEEGASVSYLEGCTAPMRDENQLHAAVVELIALDDAKIKYSTVQNWYPGDKDGVGGIYNFVTKRGDCRGARSHISWTQVETGSAITWKYPSVILRGDDSVGDFHSVALSNHRQQADTGTKMIHMGRNTKSTILSKGISAGRGSNTFRGLVRIAPKAEGARNYTQCDSLLIGDQCAAHTFPTIEARNPTAHVEHEATTSRIGEDQLFYAMQRGLTAEDAVSMIVNGFCREVFKELPMEFAVEAQNLLGVSLEGSIG; this is encoded by the coding sequence ATGAAAACCGCCACCCCCGCCCGGAAGATCGACAGCTTTCTCGATCAGGAATATTCCGCCGGCTTCGAAACCCTGCTCGAGGCAGACACCCTGCCCAAGGGCCTGTCGGAGGACGTCATCCGGGTCATCTCGGCCAAGAAGGGCGAGCCCGAGTTCCTGCTCGAATGGCGCCTCGAGGCCTATCGCCGCTGGCTGACCATGACGCCGCCCAAATGGGCCGCGGTCGACTTCCCGGAGATCGACTTCCAGGACATCGTCTATTACTCCGCGCCCAAGAAAAAGGACGGCCCGAAGAGCCTCGACGAGGTCGACCCCGAACTGCTCAAGACCTTCGAGAAGCTCGGCGTGCCGCTGCACGAGCGCGCCCGCCTGGCCGGGGTAGCGGTCGATGCGGTGTTCGACTCAGTATCCGTGGCCACCACCTTCCAGAAGGAGCTGGGCCAGCACGGCATCATCTTCTGTTCATTCTCGGAGGCGGTCAAAACCCACCCCGAGTTGGTGCGCCAGTACCTCGGCACGGTGGTGCCGCCGAGCGACAACTTCTACGCCGCGCTCAACTCGGCGGTGTTTTCTGACGGCTCTTTCGTGTTCATCCCCAAAGGCGTCAAGTGCCCGATGGAGCTGTCGACCTACTTCCGCATCAACGCCCGCGACACCGGGCAGTTTGAGCGCACGCTGATCATCGCCGAGGAAGGCGCTTCGGTCAGCTACCTCGAAGGCTGTACGGCGCCGATGCGCGACGAAAATCAACTCCACGCCGCCGTGGTGGAGCTGATCGCGCTCGACGACGCCAAGATCAAGTATTCCACGGTGCAAAACTGGTACCCGGGCGACAAGGACGGCGTGGGCGGCATCTACAACTTCGTCACCAAGCGTGGCGACTGTCGCGGCGCGCGTTCGCACATCTCCTGGACGCAGGTGGAGACCGGCTCGGCCATCACCTGGAAATACCCCAGTGTGATCCTGCGTGGCGACGACTCGGTTGGCGACTTCCACTCGGTGGCGCTCTCCAACCACCGCCAGCAGGCCGACACCGGCACCAAGATGATCCACATGGGCCGCAACACCAAGAGCACCATTTTGTCGAAAGGCATCTCGGCCGGCCGTGGCAGCAACACCTTCCGCGGCCTGGTGCGCATCGCCCCCAAGGCCGAGGGCGCACGCAACTACACGCAGTGCGACTCGTTGCTGATCGGCGACCAGTGCGCGGCCCACACCTTCCCGACCATCGAGGCGCGCAACCCGACGGCGCATGTCGAGCACGAGGCCACCACCTCGCGCATCGGCGAAGACCAGCTCTTCTACGCCATGCAGCGCGGCCTGACCGCCGAGGACGCGGTGTCGATGATCGTCAATGGCTTCTGCCGCGAGGTGTTCAAGGAATTGCCCATGGAATTCGCCGTCGAGGCGCAGAACCTGCTCGGGGTCAGCCTCGAAGGCAGCATCGGATAA
- a CDS encoding DUF1924 domain-containing protein translates to MLTLIRMVLLSAMALATTAQATPRDEVLAGYATQARADDAAFAGFSAARGEALHRERHSGGKPDSPSCTSCHGDNTRAAGRTPVGKAIDPVAVSLAPTRYTDAAKVEKWFRRNCREVLGRECSAREKGDWLAYMITQ, encoded by the coding sequence ATGCTGACCCTGATCCGAATGGTGCTGCTGTCCGCGATGGCGCTCGCCACAACCGCGCAGGCCACCCCACGCGACGAGGTGCTCGCCGGCTACGCCACGCAGGCCAGGGCCGACGATGCCGCCTTTGCCGGCTTTTCGGCCGCTCGCGGTGAAGCGCTCCACCGTGAGCGCCACAGCGGCGGCAAGCCGGACTCGCCCAGTTGCACCAGTTGCCATGGCGACAACACCCGCGCCGCCGGGCGTACCCCGGTCGGCAAGGCCATCGACCCGGTCGCCGTGTCGCTCGCGCCGACGCGCTACACCGATGCGGCCAAGGTGGAGAAGTGGTTCCGCCGCAACTGCCGCGAGGTGCTGGGCCGGGAATGCAGCGCCCGTGAAAAGGGCGACTGGCTCGCCTACATGATCACCCAATGA
- a CDS encoding PepSY domain-containing protein: MRWLLALLLSTALIAPGQADSDHDRARRARDAGQVLPLPVILDRVALNYPGQVLEVELEDEDDRWIYEIKLVQPGGRLLKLEVDAADARVLKARGKHREREDH, from the coding sequence ATGCGCTGGCTGCTTGCCCTGCTGCTGAGCACCGCCCTGATCGCCCCCGGCCAGGCCGACAGCGACCACGACCGCGCTCGTCGCGCGCGCGACGCCGGCCAGGTGCTGCCGCTGCCGGTCATCCTCGACCGCGTGGCGCTCAACTACCCCGGCCAGGTGCTCGAAGTGGAACTGGAGGACGAGGACGACCGCTGGATCTACGAGATCAAGCTGGTGCAGCCTGGCGGGCGCCTGCTCAAGCTGGAGGTGGACGCCGCCGATGCGCGCGTCCTCAAAGCGCGCGGCAAGCACCGCGAACGGGAGGACCACTGA
- a CDS encoding cysteine desulfurase — MNTVADPLRAPVATALPVADDFPILARPVHGRRLAYLDNGATTQKPNAVIEAEARFYRESNANIHRGVHWLSQHATELYDGARATVQRFIGAARADEIVFTRGTTEAINLVANTWGRKQLKAGDEILITTLEHHSNIVPWQMLCEQTGAVLKVAPVNDAGEVELDGFDALLGERTRLVAITHISNALGTINPVTEMVAHAHAVGAVVLVDGAQAVAHQTVDVQALGCDFYAFSGHKLYGPTGIGVLYGRAELLAAMPPWQGGGDMIRTVSFERSTYAEAPQRFEAGTPNIAGAVGLAAAIDYVQALGMDRIVAHEHALLAHATAALTAIPGLRMVGTAANKAGILSFVIEHIHPHDLGTILDSEGVAIRAGHHCAMPLMTRFGIPGTARASLAVYNDDNDIATLVTAIEKAQDLFGTRKKP; from the coding sequence GTGAACACCGTCGCTGATCCGCTCCGCGCACCGGTCGCCACGGCGCTGCCGGTGGCGGACGACTTCCCGATCCTCGCCCGGCCGGTGCACGGCCGTCGCCTGGCCTATCTCGACAACGGCGCCACCACGCAAAAACCCAATGCGGTGATCGAGGCCGAGGCGCGCTTCTATCGCGAGTCGAACGCCAACATCCACCGCGGCGTGCACTGGCTGTCGCAACACGCCACCGAGCTGTACGACGGCGCGCGCGCCACGGTGCAGCGCTTCATCGGCGCGGCGCGGGCGGACGAAATCGTCTTCACCCGCGGCACCACCGAGGCCATCAACCTGGTCGCCAACACCTGGGGGCGCAAGCAACTCAAGGCCGGTGACGAGATCCTCATCACCACGCTGGAGCACCACTCCAACATCGTGCCGTGGCAGATGCTGTGCGAGCAGACCGGCGCGGTGCTCAAGGTCGCACCGGTCAATGACGCCGGCGAGGTCGAGCTCGACGGTTTCGACGCACTGCTGGGCGAGCGCACCCGGCTGGTCGCCATCACGCATATCTCGAACGCACTGGGCACCATCAACCCGGTGACCGAGATGGTGGCGCACGCCCACGCGGTCGGCGCGGTAGTACTGGTCGATGGCGCGCAAGCCGTCGCCCACCAGACGGTCGACGTGCAGGCGCTGGGCTGCGATTTCTACGCCTTCTCGGGTCACAAGCTCTACGGCCCCACCGGCATCGGCGTGCTCTACGGCCGTGCCGAGCTGCTCGCCGCCATGCCGCCGTGGCAGGGCGGCGGCGACATGATCCGCACCGTCAGCTTCGAGCGCAGCACCTACGCCGAAGCGCCGCAGCGCTTCGAGGCCGGCACGCCCAACATCGCCGGCGCGGTCGGCCTGGCTGCCGCCATCGACTATGTGCAGGCACTCGGCATGGACCGCATCGTGGCGCATGAACACGCCCTGCTCGCGCACGCCACCGCCGCGCTCACCGCCATCCCCGGCCTGCGCATGGTCGGCACCGCCGCCAACAAGGCGGGCATCCTGTCCTTCGTGATCGAGCACATTCACCCGCACGATCTGGGCACCATTCTGGACAGCGAAGGCGTCGCCATCCGCGCCGGGCACCACTGCGCCATGCCGCTGATGACCCGCTTCGGCATCCCCGGCACAGCGCGCGCGTCGCTGGCCGTCTATAACGATGACAATGACATCGCCACGCTGGTCACCGCCATCGAGAAGGCACAGGACCTGTTCGGCACGAGGAAAAAGCCATGA
- the sufC gene encoding Fe-S cluster assembly ATPase SufC — protein MLDIKNLKASVEGKDILKGLDLHVKAGEVHAIMGPNGSGKSTLSQVLAGRDTFEVTDGSVIWDGQDLLAMPIEERARAGLFLAFQYPVEIPGVSNAYFLKAAVNAVRKHRGLPEFDAMDFLTRVKAEMKAVGMKEEFLYRAVNEGFSGGEKKRNEVLQMALLEPRLAILDETDSGLDIDALKVVADGVNRLRSPDRALIVITHYQRLLDYIVPDHVHVLSQGRIVRSGGRELALELEEKGYGWIGDAGEIHAAPPAAGGAQ, from the coding sequence ATGCTCGATATCAAAAACCTCAAAGCCTCGGTCGAAGGCAAGGACATCCTCAAAGGCCTCGACCTGCACGTGAAGGCCGGTGAAGTGCACGCCATCATGGGCCCCAACGGCTCGGGCAAGAGCACGCTGTCGCAGGTGCTGGCCGGCCGCGACACCTTTGAGGTGACCGACGGTTCGGTCATCTGGGACGGTCAGGACCTGCTCGCCATGCCCATCGAAGAGCGCGCCCGCGCCGGCCTGTTCCTCGCCTTCCAGTACCCGGTCGAGATCCCCGGCGTATCGAACGCCTACTTCCTCAAGGCGGCCGTCAATGCCGTGCGCAAGCACCGCGGCCTGCCCGAGTTCGACGCCATGGACTTCCTCACCCGCGTAAAGGCCGAGATGAAAGCCGTCGGCATGAAAGAAGAATTCCTCTACCGCGCGGTGAACGAAGGCTTCTCCGGCGGCGAGAAAAAGCGCAACGAAGTGCTGCAGATGGCGCTGCTCGAACCGCGCCTGGCGATCCTCGACGAGACCGACTCCGGCCTCGATATCGACGCGCTCAAGGTGGTGGCCGACGGCGTCAATCGCCTGCGCTCGCCCGATCGCGCGCTGATCGTCATCACCCACTACCAGCGCCTGCTCGACTACATCGTGCCCGACCATGTGCACGTGCTCTCGCAGGGGCGCATCGTGCGCTCCGGCGGCCGCGAGCTGGCGCTTGAACTGGAAGAAAAAGGCTATGGCTGGATCGGCGACGCGGGCGAGATCCACGCCGCCCCGCCGGCCGCAGGAGGTGCCCAATGA
- the sufD gene encoding Fe-S cluster assembly protein SufD: MSAVDTWVSAFHAGSAVQPGAGLPWLATLRREALYRFADEGWPTRRHPRWQHTSLAFMDQQDFAANTVAPDAAAAVARLRGENEGHWLVFVGGRFNAGLSAIGALPAGVQLTSLADALDQHPEAVQAAFGSATDGDSPAALNLALATDGAWLRLPRGVALDAPVHLVFITNATDASQHLRNLIVAEANSQATIVEHYLGEGEATTLTTATTRLQVDADARVTHLKLQQEAEPAIHLANIDAVQARGAQFASHSLSFGARLARNDIHTRFDGEGCEALLNGLYHLDGRRHVDHHTSINHAQPRGSSREFYRGLLDGNARGVFTGRIIVAKDAQRSDAMQRCDNLLLSRAAEADARPELEIYADDVKCAHGATVGQMDEDSLFYLRTRGLDDAHARRLLTYAFAAEALDRIELLPLRKQARAALMARLPGGELLEELL, from the coding sequence ATGAGCGCTGTCGACACCTGGGTGTCTGCCTTCCACGCCGGCTCGGCCGTGCAGCCGGGCGCCGGCCTGCCTTGGCTGGCCACGCTGCGCCGCGAGGCGCTCTACCGCTTCGCCGATGAAGGCTGGCCCACCCGCCGCCACCCGCGCTGGCAGCACACCTCGCTGGCCTTCATGGACCAGCAGGACTTCGCCGCCAACACCGTTGCGCCCGATGCCGCTGCCGCCGTCGCCCGCCTGCGCGGCGAGAACGAGGGCCACTGGCTGGTGTTTGTCGGCGGCCGCTTCAACGCCGGCCTGTCGGCCATCGGCGCCCTGCCGGCCGGCGTGCAACTGACCAGCCTGGCCGACGCGCTGGATCAGCACCCCGAGGCCGTGCAGGCCGCCTTCGGCAGCGCCACCGACGGCGACAGCCCGGCCGCGCTCAACCTCGCCCTGGCCACTGACGGTGCCTGGCTGCGCCTGCCGCGCGGCGTGGCGCTCGACGCGCCGGTGCATCTGGTGTTCATCACCAACGCCACCGACGCCAGCCAGCACCTGCGCAACCTGATCGTCGCCGAAGCCAACAGCCAGGCGACCATCGTCGAGCACTACCTGGGCGAAGGCGAGGCCACCACGCTGACCACCGCCACCACCCGCCTGCAGGTGGACGCCGACGCGCGCGTCACCCACCTCAAGCTGCAGCAGGAGGCCGAGCCGGCCATCCACCTGGCCAACATCGACGCCGTGCAGGCGCGCGGCGCGCAGTTTGCCTCGCACTCGCTGTCCTTCGGTGCCCGGCTGGCGCGCAACGACATCCATACCCGCTTCGATGGCGAAGGCTGCGAAGCGCTGCTCAATGGCCTCTATCACCTCGACGGCCGGCGTCATGTGGACCACCACACCAGCATCAACCACGCGCAGCCGCGCGGCAGCAGCCGCGAGTTCTACCGCGGCCTGCTCGACGGCAACGCGCGTGGCGTGTTCACCGGCCGCATCATCGTCGCCAAGGATGCCCAGCGCAGCGACGCCATGCAGCGTTGCGACAACCTGCTGCTCTCGCGCGCGGCCGAAGCCGACGCCCGGCCCGAGCTGGAAATCTACGCCGACGACGTCAAATGCGCCCACGGCGCCACGGTGGGCCAGATGGACGAGGACAGCCTGTTCTACCTGCGCACCCGCGGGCTGGACGACGCCCACGCCCGCCGCCTGCTGACCTACGCCTTCGCGGCCGAAGCGCTCGACCGCATCGAACTGCTGCCGCTGCGCAAGCAGGCCCGCGCCGCGCTCATGGCGCGCCTGCCCGGCGGCGAACTGCTGGAGGAACTGTTGTGA
- a CDS encoding sensor histidine kinase, translating to MSGPTAIHRSLRLRLLAGSLVWIIAAVAITGFLLADLFGQHVRDRVDAELHGHLDQLTALLEVAADGSAALRLPLSDPRLSRPYAGLYWQIDGGPQGAIGLLRSRSLWDTALAVPADALADGEVHVHDVAGPDTSRLRMMERLIRPAEHPDTTYRLIVAIDTRQIDEPVEEFATLLGAALGVLALGLIVAAVVQVGVGLAPLGRMRAALGAVRDGHTRRLEGDYPLEVQPLVDELNSQLAHDEAMVERARTQAGNLAHAVKTPLAILANAACNEDSALARLVDEQVGDARRQVDYHLARARAAAAGQQAGLKTPLRPVVDALLRVMRRMHTARALHIESADLPDTLACRGDAQDLQEMLGNLLDNACKWAATQVRLSASVGDGRLTVYVDDDGPGLTEAQRTAVLARGVRADEHTPGSGLGLAIAHDLALAYGGDLRLDPAPLGGLRATLTLPAA from the coding sequence ATGAGTGGTCCGACGGCCATCCACCGCTCGCTGCGCCTGCGCCTGCTCGCCGGCTCGCTGGTGTGGATTATCGCCGCCGTAGCGATCACCGGCTTTTTGCTCGCCGACCTGTTCGGCCAGCATGTACGCGACCGCGTCGACGCCGAACTGCACGGCCATCTCGACCAGCTCACCGCGCTACTCGAGGTCGCCGCCGACGGCAGCGCTGCGCTGCGCCTGCCGCTGTCCGACCCGCGCCTGAGCCGCCCCTACGCCGGCCTCTACTGGCAGATCGACGGCGGGCCCCAGGGCGCGATCGGCCTGCTGCGCTCACGCTCGCTGTGGGATACGGCGCTCGCCGTGCCGGCCGACGCCCTGGCCGACGGCGAGGTGCATGTGCACGACGTCGCCGGCCCCGACACCAGCCGCCTGCGCATGATGGAGCGCCTCATCCGCCCCGCCGAGCATCCGGACACGACCTACCGCCTGATCGTCGCCATCGACACCCGGCAGATCGACGAGCCGGTCGAAGAATTCGCCACCTTGCTGGGCGCGGCCCTCGGCGTCCTCGCCCTGGGGTTGATCGTCGCCGCGGTGGTGCAGGTCGGCGTCGGCCTCGCCCCACTGGGACGCATGCGCGCTGCACTCGGCGCCGTGCGCGACGGCCACACCCGCCGGCTCGAAGGCGACTACCCGCTGGAAGTCCAGCCGCTGGTGGACGAACTCAACAGCCAGCTCGCCCACGACGAAGCCATGGTCGAGCGAGCGCGCACCCAGGCCGGCAACCTCGCCCACGCGGTCAAGACGCCGCTGGCCATCCTCGCCAACGCCGCCTGCAACGAAGACAGCGCGCTGGCGCGCCTGGTGGACGAGCAGGTCGGCGACGCCCGCCGTCAGGTCGACTACCACCTCGCCCGCGCCCGCGCGGCAGCCGCCGGGCAGCAAGCCGGCCTGAAAACACCGCTGCGACCGGTCGTCGACGCATTGCTGCGCGTCATGCGCCGTATGCACACGGCGCGCGCGCTGCACATCGAAAGCGCCGACCTGCCCGACACCCTGGCCTGCCGCGGCGACGCCCAGGACCTGCAGGAGATGCTAGGCAACCTGCTCGACAACGCCTGCAAGTGGGCCGCCACGCAAGTGCGCCTCAGCGCCAGCGTCGGCGATGGTCGGCTCACCGTGTACGTCGACGACGACGGCCCCGGCCTCACCGAGGCCCAGCGCACCGCGGTGCTGGCGCGCGGCGTGCGGGCCGACGAACACACCCCCGGCTCCGGCCTGGGCCTGGCCATTGCGCATGACCTGGCCCTGGCCTACGGCGGCGACCTGCGCCTCGACCCCGCGCCGCTGGGCGGCCTGCGCGCCACCCTGACGCTGCCGGCCGCCTGA